A window of the Scleropages formosus chromosome 5, fSclFor1.1, whole genome shotgun sequence genome harbors these coding sequences:
- the LOC108942157 gene encoding nebulin-like: protein MQFARELTEMQSQNKYKESGKRGVSSCVYSQLPETREIQFAKAMSELQSEIKYKEAGKKEVSSTLYSQLPETMETQHAKEVSEIQSKTKYKEDGKKETTSSLYSLLPETTETLFARELSKIQSEIKYREGGKKEISNSLYSQLPESSETEFAKQLCEILSENKYKETGKKQASSALYSHLPETKETQHARAMSQIQSEVKYKEGGKKDISSSLYSQLAETTEMRLARDLAAIQSESKYKSGKKATSSLYAHLPETAETKFAKAASEIQSEAKYKEGGKKQVSTSLFSQLPETRETQHAKEVSQLQSEVCNMRLNSDTTCDYEIQRRRKKESF from the exons ATGCAGTTTGCCAGGGAGCTCACAGAAATGCAGAGTCAG AACAAGTACAAAGAGAGTGGGAAAAGGGGTGTTTCAAGTTGCGTTTATTCTCAGCTACCAGAAACCAGAGAGATCCAGTTTGCCAAAGCAATGTCAGAACTCCAGAGCGAG ATTAAGTACAAGGAGGCAGGGAAGAAGGAGGTGTCCAGCACTCTGTACTCCCAGCTACCTGAGACCATGGAGACCCAACATGCCAAGGAGGTGTCTGAGATCCAGAGCAAG ACGAAGTACAAAGAAGATGGGAAAAAGGAGACAACTAGCAGCCTTTACTCATTACTTCCTGAGACGACAGAGACTCTGTTTGCCAGAGAGCTGTCTAAGATCCAAAGCGAG aTCAAGTACAGAGAAGGTGGAAAGAAGGAGATTTCCAACAGTTTATATTCTCAGCTCCCAGAATCTTCAGAAACTGAGTTTGCcaaacagctgtgtgaaattCTGAGTGAG AACAAGTACAAGGAGACGGGGAAGAAACAAGCTTCCAGTGCTCTCTACTCCCACCTACCAGAGACCAAGGAGACCCAACATGCCAGGGCAATGTCCCAGATCCAGAGTGAG gTCAAGTACAAGGAAGGtgggaaaaaagacatttccagCTCCCTTTACTCCCAGCTTGCAGAGACCACAGAAATGCGGCTTGCAAGAGATCTTGCAGCCATACAGAGCGAG AGCAAGTATAAAAGTGGTAAAAAGGCTACGTCCAGCCTTTACGCTCACCTCCCAGAGACCGCAGAGACCAAGTTTGCCAAGGCTGCGTCAGAGATCCAGAGCGAG GCCAAGTACAAGGAAGGTGGAAAGAAGCAGGTGTCAACATCTCTGTTCTCTCAACTGCCGGAGACCAGGGAGACCCAGCATGCTAAAGAGGTCTCCCAGCTGCAGAGCGAGGTCTGCAATATGCGTTTAAACAGTGACACAACCTGTGATT ACGAAATACAAAGAAGACGGAAGAAGGAATCTTTCTAG